CCAACCCGTCGGCAGGGCTAGATATCAAGCAACCTATGTTTAGAGTTTTAAGACTTGATTTATAAGAGTCTCCAGGATGAAGTTTATTTCAGAATACCATAACTTATTTGTTGATTGTCAGTAGAGTCACAAGTGATCCTTCTGAAACGTAGCTGTTTCTTATATACATAAAGAGATATCATTCAAATACTGCCGCATATTTATTCAAGACACAACAGACCAGCATCACAGTTTTCTGCTTCACAGAGCAGAACAATGACAAGATAAACACAACCAAAGGAGACTCTTTGACACCCATTACCCTTTATTCCTATCACAACATAGATAGACATAATACGAATACTTTCGACGCAAGACATAATACGAATACAGGACATTATGACCAACACTAAACAACACTTCCCAATATCAAAACCGAGTAATGATAAGAGTTCACATGACTTTAAagacagagagaaagaaagctTACTGTAGTTCCCCGCGCCACCACCAAAATCTCCCTCCAAGAGCTCAATCACAACCAGAGATCACGATGCTCTAGCCTGCTTCCCATCCCCGGGCAGTGAATCCGGAATTCCAGCTGCAGAGCTCACTGCCTGATACTGCGGGGCCAATGCCGGCGGCGAACCAGCCTGAGAATAGTACATCTGGGCATGGGCAGGGTCAACGTATTCATAACCATAATTGGCCATTGCTGCTGGGGCCTGAGACGGGTGGTGATGCATCACATGATATCCCATTCCGGCATACTGGTGGGGGACTTGATCGGCCGCCAAATGGATCAGAGGAGGCTGCAGTGCAGCAGGGGGCGGGGCAGAGGTGGCCGCAGTCCTATACAAATTCGACGGCAATTCAGCAGGCTTTACAGGGGTTCTGAGGAGCGGCACGGAGGGCTTTGCGGCAGAGGGATCCGGCATATTGGGCGGCACTGCCGAGAGATTGTAGGCCTGCGGGTTCTGGGGGACAGGAAGGTAGTACATGGGGATCTGGTGATCGTAGGGGTGGGGCTGCTGCGATTGCTGGATCTGATGATAGTAAGAGTGGACGGGGACGACGGCGCCGGTCACTGGGTGGTGGATGTACTGGGGATTGGCCGAAATAAATTGCGGCTGCTGATGGTGGCGATGCTGCTGCTGGAGCTGTTCCGGCGGCATGGGAGGCAGCATATACCCGGAATCGGGTACCTGCATCGGAACTCTATAGCTGGGATCGACGGAGGCCGGCACTTCACGTTTTGGTTCCGATGCAGGGTTGACGGCCGCTGCGGGAGAAGCCCTCTCCTGGTAGTACATGGGTCTGGACGAAGACGAGATCAAAAGAGAGAACTTTGTTAACAAGTtaggaaaataataaaaaccCTAATTAATATCAGGAGAGAAGGTACCTGGTGGTAGAATCGGAGATGGGGGCCTCGATCGGGGTGGGCTTGGGCTGGGGGGCGGGAGGCGGTTTGCGGACGCCGCCGTGGTCGGACTTCTCGTCGTCGGAGAAGACCCGGCTGGAGTTCTCGGAGGGGGAGATGGTGGGGGTGGAGGCGGAGGCAGTAGGAGGGGGATTAGAAGGGGGAGGAGGGTAGTGGGGAGGAAAGTTGGGGTCTTTGTAGCCCTCGTCAGGTCGCTGGCCGGCGATGACGGCAGCGGTGGCGGCGGAGGAGAGGTTCATGTAGGCGAAGTGGTCCTCGAGGCCGCCGATTCGCTGATCGGGGGGACGATCCTCGGGGCGTACGCGGATCGGGGGGAGGTTGGAGAGCGAGggggccgaggaggtggatccGAAGGAGGAGGTGGTATCGAGCATCGGGGAGTCCGGGACGGAGTGGACGTCCTGGCCGTGGCGGGCGAGCTTCCCGGAGGAATCCGGGCGCGGGAGGATGAGCTGCTCGGCctcggaggcggcggcggcgccggGGCCCGCGCCGCCGACGATGACGCCGCGGGAGTGGGTGGAGGAGTCGTCCTCAAGGCCGAGAAGGCAGTTGACGGAGGCGGAATCGGCGGAGAGGCCGCGGGGTAGGCCGTCGATTCCGATGCCCATGGCGCTGTTGAGGGCGTCGACGAACCAACTCTCGGACTTAGAGTCGTCAAGGATGGATCCCATCGAAGAGGGGGCGGACTCCGGCTTGgaaggaaagaggaagaggcggaGGCGGTTGGAGCGGGTGGAGCCGTTGTTGCTTCCGCCACCGGCGCCAGCGGAGGAGGACTGGATGATGCGATCGTACTCCTCGATCATGTTTTCGAGATCCTCGTCGGTGGTAACGGAGATGAGGGAGTCGAGGTCCTCGTTTGGGAGCTGGTACTTGAGGGAGAAGGGGAGGCCGCCAAGGACGCTCCGGGACAGCTTGGCGGAGAGGTCGGCGAGTGAGGATTGGCGGTCGACGACGACGATCCGGGTCTCGCCGCCGAGGTAACAGAGGGACTTATCGGTTGGGCGGGGGACGATACGCCCCCCGTAGCTGCACATGAGGCGGAGGCGGGAGGCCGCCGCGGCGGCGGAGGTCGGGAAGGGCTCGTCCCAGGACTCGCCGCCGCGGGAGCGGGGCGAGGAGTCCACCGAGTCCGCGTAACCTACCCCACcagcgccgccgccggccgccgtcgGCACCGCGTCCATGGTTCGATCGCCCCGCGCCTCGCTTGCGATCGAAAGGTTTTGGGTTtggggaggggaagagagaggaggGTTTGGGCCTTTTGGGTCGCTTCCTTTTTCCTATcgcttcttttagttttttgttttgttttttttattttgttttttttttccgcccATTGGATGCGGGAAGCTGTAAGGGGATGTGGAacccaaaaatataaaaaatcggAAGGAAAACCACCAATCAGCTTGGAGTGCCGTCACCGTGTGCTTATCCCACAAAAAAACTATAGCCCGTTTGGAGGAGTTTTAGAGGATCATAAGTGCTTTCTAAacctctaaaaatatttttaaataaaataaaaatatttcataaaaattttgtaaagctattttaaatttttagaaagctaaaaaaatattttttggaatgaaattttattttggagctttcctaTAAAAAACACTTTTAGATCCGgtcgaaaaataattttttatcaaaatacctatgataaaatataataattatacaaaaaaaatttaataattgtttaaccaatttgatcatatagctagaaaatttataatattataaaaaattaattcatgaaaataattgtaatattttatatctttattattatattatactataaatataatattatattatattatatcataatacattgatatgttatgttaaataatttaatattatattaaattattatgttataatagtacaatattatattactatattataataatattatattatgttataataatattatactatattatatatttatgtattaatacatattatattttattatgttatgttgtataatactatgtgttgctggtggtccaaaccgagaacgattgacacgacggtgtgaacggggttccgcctgagttgt
This is a stretch of genomic DNA from Phoenix dactylifera cultivar Barhee BC4 chromosome 9, palm_55x_up_171113_PBpolish2nd_filt_p, whole genome shotgun sequence. It encodes these proteins:
- the LOC103701918 gene encoding leucine-rich repeat extensin-like protein 2, which encodes MDAVPTAAGGGAGGVGYADSVDSSPRSRGGESWDEPFPTSAAAAASRLRLMCSYGGRIVPRPTDKSLCYLGGETRIVVVDRQSSLADLSAKLSRSVLGGLPFSLKYQLPNEDLDSLISVTTDEDLENMIEEYDRIIQSSSAGAGGGSNNGSTRSNRLRLFLFPSKPESAPSSMGSILDDSKSESWFVDALNSAMGIGIDGLPRGLSADSASVNCLLGLEDDSSTHSRGVIVGGAGPGAAAASEAEQLILPRPDSSGKLARHGQDVHSVPDSPMLDTTSSFGSTSSAPSLSNLPPIRVRPEDRPPDQRIGGLEDHFAYMNLSSAATAAVIAGQRPDEGYKDPNFPPHYPPPPSNPPPTASASTPTISPSENSSRVFSDDEKSDHGGVRKPPPAPQPKPTPIEAPISDSTTRPMYYQERASPAAAVNPASEPKREVPASVDPSYRVPMQVPDSGYMLPPMPPEQLQQQHRHHQQPQFISANPQYIHHPVTGAVVPVHSYYHQIQQSQQPHPYDHQIPMYYLPVPQNPQAYNLSAVPPNMPDPSAAKPSVPLLRTPVKPAELPSNLYRTAATSAPPPAALQPPLIHLAADQVPHQYAGMGYHVMHHHPSQAPAAMANYGYEYVDPAHAQMYYSQAGSPPALAPQYQAVSSAAGIPDSLPGDGKQARAS